One Phaseolus vulgaris cultivar G19833 chromosome 4, P. vulgaris v2.0, whole genome shotgun sequence DNA window includes the following coding sequences:
- the LOC137837692 gene encoding sorbitol dehydrogenase: MGKGGMSIDDHGEDKEENMAAWLLGINNLKIQPFKLPTLGPYDVRVRMKAVGICGSDVHYLKTLKCAHFIVKEPMVIGHECAGIIEEVGSQVKSFVPGDRVALEPGITCWRCDHCKQGRYNLCDDMKFFATPPVHGSLANQIVHPANLCFKLPDNVSLEEGAMCEPLSVGIHACRRANIGPEANVLVMGAGPIGLVTLLAARAFGAPKIVIVDVDDYRLSVAKSLGADDVVKVSTNIQDVAEDIVQIQKAMGAAINVTFDCAGFDKTMSTALGATQPGGKVCLVGMGHSEMTVPLSPAAAREVDVIGVFRYMNTWPLCLEFIRSGKIDVKPLITHRFGFSQKEVEEAFETSARGGNAIKVMFNL, encoded by the exons ATGGGTAAGGGGGGAATGTCCATTGATGATCATGGAGAAGACAAAGAAGAGAATATGGCTGCTTGGCTTCTTGGTATAAACAATCTCAAGATTCAACCTTTCAAGCTTCCTACTTTAG GACCCTATGATGTCAGAGTTAGAATGAAGGCTGTTGGTATCTGTGGGAGTGATGTTCACTACCTCAAG ACACTGAAGTGTGCACACTTTATAGTTAAGGAACCAATGGTTATTGGTCATGAGTGTGCTGGGATCATAGAAGAAGTTGGTAGTCAGGTAAAGAGTTTTGTGCCTGGTGACCGTGTTGCGCTTGAACCTGGAATCACTTGCTGGCGATGCGACCACTGTAAACAGGGTCGATACAATTTGTGTGATGATATGAAGTTTTTTGCTACTCCACCAGTTCATGGTTCCCTGGCTAATCAG ATAGTGCATCCTGCAAACCTATGTTTTAAGCTTCCAGACAACGTGAGCCTAGAGGAGGGGGCCATGTGTGAACCCTTAAGTGTTGGTATTCATGCTTGTAGGAGAGCTAATATTGGACCAGAAGCAAATGTGTTGGTCATGGGAGCTGGACCCATAGGACTTGTTACACTGCTTGCAGCTCGCGCTTTTGGAGCACCCAAGATTGTCATTGTGGATGTGGATGACTATCGTTTATCTGTTGCAAAATCTCTTGGTGCAGATGATGTTGTTAAAGTCTCAACAAACATTCAG GATGTGGCTGAAGATATTGTGCAGATACAAAAGGCTATGGGAGCTGCTATAAATGTTACCTTTGATTGTGCTGGTTTTGACAAAACCATGTCTACAGCACTGGGTGCTACTCAGCCTGGTGGCAAAGTTTGCCTAGTGGGAATGGGACATTCTGAAATGACTGTCCCACTCTCCCCTGCAGCAGCAAG GGAAGTTGATGTGATTGGAGTTTTTCGCTATATGAACACATGGCCTCTTTGTCTTGAGTTTATAAGGAGTGGCAAAATCGATGTAAAACCCCTTATAACTCACAGGTTTGGGTTCTCTCAAAAGGAAGTGGAAGAAGCCTTTGAAACAAGTGCTCGTGGTGGTAATGCCATCAAGGTCATGTTCAACCTTTAG
- the LOC137837691 gene encoding zinc finger CCCH domain-containing protein 48, protein MDVDGGSKRVYNRLGGDAKHQKVCFHWQAGKCNRYPCPFLHSELPASSHANGASSKRAHDNSGLSGFSGQRGRSNFNNSWGRGGGRGGGGGRGVVVKAEKVCNYWIQGNCSYGERCKFLHSWRVGDGFSLLTQLEGHQKAVSAIAFPSGSDKLYTGSTDETARIWDCQSGKCVGVINLGGEVGCMISEGPWVFVGIPNFVKAWNTQNLVELSLNGPVGQVYALVVNNDMLFAGTQDGSILVWKFNVGNNCFEPAASLKGHSRGVVSLVVGASRLYSGSMDNTIKVWNLETLQCIQTLTEHTSVVMSVLCWDQFLLSCSLDKTVKVWYATESGNLEVTYTHNEEHGILTLCGMHDSQGKPILLCACNDNTVRLYDLPSFAERGKILTKQEVRAIQMGPNGIFFTGDGTGEVRVWNWTAEATTTVQ, encoded by the exons ATGGACGTGGACGGGGGCAGCAAGCGTGTGTACAACCGTCTTGGTGGGGACGCGAAGCACCAGAAAGTGTGTTTCCACTGGCAAGCGGGCAAGTGCAATCGCTACCCGTGCCCCTTCCTGCACAGCGAATTGCCCGCATCTTCCCACGCCAACGGGGCCTCCTCGAAGCGTGCGCACGACAATTCGGGCTTGTCGGGATTCTCGGGCCAGCGCGGACGCTCCAATTTCAACAACTCGTGGGGCCGTGGCGGGGGGCGCGGCGGCGGCGGCGGTAGAGGGGTGGTGGTGAAGGCGGAAAAAGTTTGCAATTATTGGATTCAGGGGAATTGTAGTTATGGAGAGAGGTGTAAGTTCCTTCACTCTTGGAGAGTGGGAGATGGGTTTTCCTTGCTGACACAGCTCGAAGGGCATCAGAAG GCTGTGAGTGCAATCGCCTTTCCCTCTGGTTCAGATAAGCTGTATACTGGAAGCACTGATGAGACGGCAAGGATTTGGGACTGTCAGTCTGGAAAG TGCGTAGgtgtcatcaatcttggtggtgaAGTAGGTTGCATGATCAGTGAAGGCCCCTGGGTTTTTGTTGGGATACCCAATTTTGTCAAG GCCTGGAACACTCAAAATTTAGTGGAGCTAAGTCTAAATGGTCCCGTTGGACAAGTTTATGCTCTTGTTGTAAACAATGATATGCTTTTTGCTGGTACACAG GATGGATCTATATTGGTATGGAAGTTTAATGTAGGTAACAACTGCTTCGAGCCAGCTGCATCACTTAAGGGCCATTCTCGCGGTGTTGTTTCGTTAGTTGTTGGTGCTAGTAGGCTTTACTCTGGGTCAATGGACAATACAATAAAA GTATGGAACCTTGAAACCTTGCAGTGTATACAGACACTAACAGAGCACACATCTGTTGTGATGTCTGTTCTCTGCTGGGACCAATTCCTTCTATCTTGTTCCTTGGACAAAACTGTGAAG GTATGGTATGCTACAGAAAGCGGAAACTTGGAAGTGACATATACTCACAATGAAGAACAT GGTATACTTACCCTATGTGGGATGCATGACTCACAAGGCAAACCCATTTTGTTGTGTGCTTGCAATGATAATACTGTGCGCCTCTATGATCTGCCATC ATTTGCAGAGAGGGGTAAGATATTAACTAAACAAGAGGTACGAGCAATCCAGATGGGCCCTAACGGCATATTCTTCACCGGAGATGGTACTGGTGAAGTAAGAGTGTGGAATTGGACAGCAGAGGCAACCACTACCGTCCAATAA